ATGGTTATAGAAGAAAGTTCTGTGGTTGCTGCGATGTCGAAAACAGGTAAATTTTGGAGTGAAAGAGGTGGTTTTCATAGCAAAATTATAGATACTCAAAAAGTTGGACAAGTACATTTTTTATATACTGGTGATAAAAATCAACTCAAAAATGCTTTTCCTAATTTAAAGAAAGAACTACTAGAAAATGGCAGTTATCTTACAGTAAATATGGATGCTCGTGGTGGTGGTGTTTTAGATATTGAACTGGTAGATTTAACACACGAGGAACCTAACTATTATCAACTAAAAGTAAGTTTTGAAACTTGCGACTCAATGGGTGCTAATTTCATTAATACCGTTTTAGAAGAGTACGCAACTTATCTCAAAGAAAATATCAATTCAAATAATAGTTATGATGGAAGTTTAACCATCATCATGTCAATTGTGTCTAACTATACACCAAATTGTTTAGCTAGAGCTTGGGTAGAATGTAAAGTAGAAGATTTAGGAAGTCAAGCTGGACTAAGTGCTGAAGAATTTGCAGAAAAAATTAAAATGGCTGTTAGAATTGCAGAAGTAGATCCACACAGAGCAACAACACACAACAAAGGCATTTACAATGGAATTGATGCTATTATTATTGCTACTGGAAACGATTTTAGAGCAGTTGAAGCTTGTGGTCATACTTACGCTTCTAGAAACGGAAGATATAGTAGTTTAACTCATTGTAGTATTGACAATGGCATTTTTAAGTTTTGGATAGATTTACCTTTGGCTGTAGGAACTGTTGGTGGATTAACACAATTGCATCCATTAGTAAAAAGAAGTTTGCAAATTTTAGGCAATCCAAATGCACAAGAATTAATGCAAATTTGTGCTGTTGCTGGTTTGGCTCAAAATTTTGCAGCATTAAAAGCACTAACTACTGTTGGCATTCAGCAAGGACATATGAAAATGCACTTGCTTAATATTTTAAATCACTTAGAAGCAAACAAACAAGAAAAAGAAGTTGCTTTAGACTATTTTAAAGACAAAATTGTGTCGCATACCACTACAAGAGTGATGTTAGAACAATACAGAAAAGCTTCCAAAAAAGTATAAGATAAAATTCGTTTTTCCTTAAAATTTTATAGTGTTGAAAAACGACCTTCAATAAATTTAGCGAGAACTAATAAAAAAGCGTAAAAAATCTTGCTGTTTGAGTTCCGAATATTTTTTCGGAACGAGTTTCAAGATTTTTAGTTTTTTTAAGCAGTTCAAGCGTTAAGAATTTATTGCAGTCTTGATTTTTTGCTACTTTTGTATCAAGACAAAAGTAGTTATAAAATAATGTTACTGTTTGATGAAAAAGCCAATGGTAAAATATTATTA
Above is a genomic segment from Chitinophagales bacterium containing:
- a CDS encoding hydroxymethylglutaryl-CoA reductase, degradative, with translation MAQVEGFSKLSKAQKIDWLIDNYFQGDESVKEELTGYWHQSKKVQNSFDEFTENTITNMYMPFSVAPNFLINNKWYALPMVIEESSVVAAMSKTGKFWSERGGFHSKIIDTQKVGQVHFLYTGDKNQLKNAFPNLKKELLENGSYLTVNMDARGGGVLDIELVDLTHEEPNYYQLKVSFETCDSMGANFINTVLEEYATYLKENINSNNSYDGSLTIIMSIVSNYTPNCLARAWVECKVEDLGSQAGLSAEEFAEKIKMAVRIAEVDPHRATTHNKGIYNGIDAIIIATGNDFRAVEACGHTYASRNGRYSSLTHCSIDNGIFKFWIDLPLAVGTVGGLTQLHPLVKRSLQILGNPNAQELMQICAVAGLAQNFAALKALTTVGIQQGHMKMHLLNILNHLEANKQEKEVALDYFKDKIVSHTTTRVMLEQYRKASKKV